The Apostichopus japonicus isolate 1M-3 chromosome 12, ASM3797524v1, whole genome shotgun sequence sequence CTCACTTCATTGGATTGTATGTTTTTCACATAATACGTTCAGTGTCAACATTTCTAGGATCAACCTTACTTCCTAAACattgaaaaaatcattttatgcaTTTAAAAACAGAGTTATACACCACTTTTACTTAAACATTGCCGATCTTATGTTGGAGTGGATCTCGCCCATACAGTAAGATAATGCAAACTGGTTGATACTATAACAAAGAAAAGATTGAAATGGAACAATTCGATCATGTTTCGTTTAATGACTTTTTGCTTCGGTAAATTCATAAATCACACATGTTTGACGTATCAAGATGAACAAGATTATATCATAACCAGAACAAGACTTTTAGGACGTTTGTAGCTAAAACTTTTTCAATAGATATATCGTTATTTAAGTGTTCAACCAATTCGAATAAACAAACAGGGACTGTGTGTGGTATTGTTGAATGTATGCTTCACTTCACCAGAGCTAAAAATATAGCAAATTTCCTGCTGTAATTGGTAATGTCATATTATTAATTAGAACATTTCAACATTACATGAGTTAGGAAATGGGTATGCATGATACGTTAGCTAAGGTTACCTTTTGCAAAAATCTTGATGTTCTGCCTGTTCGTCTGCTACTTGTTGGTCCTTCCAGATCTTCATTATACTTCTTCTCATGCACTGAGTCGAGTTGATTCACTTGTAAAGTCCGGTGTTCGTAGATTTCAGGCAAAGTTTTATCAATGACACTTCGTATATGAAGTAACGAGGACTTCATTGATTCGTTATGTTTGGTAATTTCCAGCTTTTCTATAGAAGTTGTTACCTATAATATCAATAAATGTATTCGAGCAATCGCAACGTTTGAAAGTATTTGCTtatttaaatacattacatacaatCAAATTCGTATTTGTTTTCGTAAATTACAATTTACTAGATAATAGTCTTTTCAACATTATTGTCGAAGTGATTGTCGTGTGATTCTTACATCTGATCTGGGGTATCTGTCAATGCATACCTCATCAATAACCATTTACCCTGTTTGTAAAGTAACAATATCAATTTTACAGGATAAatgaattcaatattttaaccaAAAACAATCGGCTTTTTGTGTTCTTagatatatttttaattgtatatacttgtatacatatgtacatgGTGTGCAGTAACTCGGTGCTGCTATTGTACATTATATAGACACGACAAGATATCTTCAAGTTCAATTCAAGTATGTATAATGATactaatattataattataataatactaataattataataatactgataatactaataataaatataatactaataatactaatactaataataataatacaaacacTAATACAAATACTTATAATACTAGTCGTAATAATACTAGTCATgataatcatgatcataatcataaaaataataatcataaaaaagctaatcatcatcatcatcatcatcatcaccatcatcatcatcatcataaccatcatcatcaccatcatcatcaccatcatcatcatcatcatcatcatcatcatcatcatcaccatcatcaccatcatcatcatcatcatcatcatcatcatcatcaccatcgtcatcgtcatcgtcgtcgtcatcgtcatcgtcatcgtcatcgtcatcgtcatcgtcatcgtcatcgtcatcgtcatcaccatcaccatcaccatcaccatcaccatcaccatcaccatcaccatcaccatcaccatcaccatcaccatcaccatcatcatcatcatcatcatcatcatcatcatcatcatcatcatcatcatcattatcgtcaccataatcataataaccaTAATCATATACTTCATTATGTTTCCAATGATATACACAACTCCCTGGATTGTCCTATTTTTTGTATTCTTTATCTTTTCCCATACTGTGAGGACTTGTCAAAACACCAATCTTCTTTTGCGATCCTCACCATTTTAATATTCGTACTTCATCCACAATCGTTTTCTACAAGTGTAAATTAACTGAACTGAATATATAACGCTTTTGAATGTTTCCATACCTGAACACGTGATCTTTCTTCACGAATTacttttctattttcttcttcCAGATTGTCTTTCAATTCTTTCTGTTTACTTTCGAGTTTCGTTTTTATACCCTCTAGATATTTTATCCTTTCGTTTAACTGCGAAAATTAGTAATCATGAGGAAGAAAATTAGATATGTTATTAACGTAACGGAATGATAACAAAACGCTACGGGACAAAAGCTTTCGAATCCTAATAATGCATTTTATGAAATTTATTGAGGCACAAATATTTGTCATTTAATACACTGTTAAATGCTTGGTAAAACGTCTTCTTAAGTCCTCACGACAAAAAGGAATTATACGATATTCGAAATGGCCATCTATATGAGCATGAAATCTCTGGACATCCGACCGATGCTCTCATTATCGATCCAATgtatttgtctttatttttacatttcctTAGCTGTATATTCGTATATGGCAGATTACAACATCAAACAGTATAATAAGATTCGTTGAtctaatcataataatcataatcataaataatTCAAAACACTTCAATGCAAGCGTCATAAAAAACCATTAACCTGTTTGTAAAATAACAATATCCATGATTAAGGATGAACGAAATATACTTTGCTAACCAAAATCAATGATATAATGCATCAGTTCTTTATAGTTGAATATCAGACTAGCTACAAGCAACACAATTGACCATGTTTCGTTACTGATCACCTCACCTTTAATATTGATTACTTCAGTTCGTTTCCGTTGCTTTCTCTGCCTTTAACAGCTTATTCAGGTATCTCCTTTGTCTTATCGTTATATTTCTGTGCTTTTGTATCAATACCTTATTTTGAGGCGCATGTTTGTTCATGTAATTATTATCGTTGTCATTTTTATTGAGGTTTACACGCCTTATGTTGTTCCTACCTTTCAGTAAATATGTATAGAGTACTCTTTATTTacttgatttcatttctttaccAGTTGCATGTATGAGTAAGTGAGCCAAAAATGTGCCGCGAACTCCTCTTAGGTCGTAAGTCCGATCACGTTCAAACTTCGCTGGTACGTACCTGACAATATCATCTCGTGTCTGCGTTATTTTAACGTCAAAAATCAGATGTTAAGGGTCAAGTTATCTAACATTGGGtgtttagccattttctgcttgtcaacacATAGGGAAAAGGCATTTTACCACACGATATGAAGAGACTGATGAGACAATGTTTTTTTAACGGACATAATTAGGTATTTAGGGTCTGGTTCAAatgtcaattgaggtcaaatttCAAATTGGGCTAAATTGTGAGGAAAGGTGTGTCGCGAACTCTTAAACTGTAAGTTCGATCACGTTCAAACTTCGTGGAGTGGTGCCTGACCATGATAACTGGTGTCTACATCAAGGTGATCTTAAAGGTAAGGGCCAATTGTCAGACACGATTTTTAGCTTTTAGCTGCTTGTCAGTATGGTGGATAAAGTCATTAAAACAATCACATATATAGAGAATATTGGtgcaaattttaaattaaaaaaaaacaattaaaatagtACATATGTGGTTGTTAAGGttcgaggtcaaaggtcaatgcAGGTCAATGTCAAATTGCCCTTCATTGTATGTACTCCTAGCCTTAAGTCAGATCAAATTCAAACTTGGCGGCTAGGTGTCTGATTATTTAAAAGGGTATCTGCGTGATTGATGTTGTCATGAGTttaaggtcagaggtcaaacaACCTAAAATGTTggtttttaacaatagactgcTCAGTTGTGTTATCTCGTCTACTGGTACTTATAACGATTTAAATAGCTAAGTAAACATAGCTAAGTAATTGTGCCATTGCGTTCAAGTTTGAGGATATCAAAATTATTgtacaaatttgaataattaagtTGAAATGATCGTAACTACTTGTTATGCTTGCTATCCATCGTATGTGACCTTCTTAACTACCATCGTTGtttcttaatattattatcTTCGATTTCTCTTGTTTTTATTGCTTTATCTTGTTCTGTTCCTCTAAAGAGAAACCGCCAGTAAAGAACATCTAGATTCTTTCGCGATCCCGAGTGTGTTAATCGTTTTACACGAGTGTAATTAAATTGAACTGAACATACAATTGATTTTGAATCTTTGCGTACCTGAACGCGTGTTCCTTCTGCACgagttatttttttctttttttatgcCTACTATCCATCCTTCATGAACTTCTTAACTACCATAGTTTTTCTGTAATGGTATTATCTTCGGTTCCTCTTTTGTTATTACGTTATCTTTTTCTATTCTCTTAAAGGGAGCCGCCAGTAAAGATTACCTGTAAGTCGGTTCAAATTCAAACTTGGTGGCTAGGTGTCTGATCATGTTAACTTgtgcctgcgtgattgatgacgtcgTAAATCTAAGGTCAGTTTTCAAACAACATATTAGTTAGTTTTCAGCGATTGACTTCTCAAATGTGTCATCCCGTCTACTGGCTATAATGCTTTAAATAGCTAAGTAAAAATAGCTAAGTAATTCAgccattgtgttacattttgaggatatcaatattattttacaattttgaaaatttcaattgAAATGAGCgtaactattgttttatccttgCTATCCATCCTTCGTGAACTTTTGAACTACCATGGTGTTGTTTTGATACATATTGCTATCTTGgattcttctttgtttgtattgttttatcttTGTTCTGTTGCTCTAAAGGGGAGCCGCCAGTAAGCAACATCGAGCTTATTCCGAGATCGTCGACTGTGTTATATTGGTACTTGTTCCATCATAGTTTTATACAAGTGGAAATAAATTACACTGAACTGAATATACATTGGTTGGTTTTGAATCTTTCCGTACCTGAATACGTGATCCTTCTGCGCGAGTTACTTTGTCCTTTTCTTGATCCAAAGtgtctttcaatttcttctgtTGACTTTCGAGTTCCGTTTTCATATCCTCTAGGTCTTTAATCTTTTCGTTTAACTTCGAAAtgagtaataataataagaacgaaaatgagatattttatgaaagaaagagaaagattaCTAAACGCCACGTGGTAGTAAGATACGATCCTTCTTGATAAATTGCATTCCTTCTTGATCAGGCACAGATGTTTTGGCATTTAATACACGGTTTAAAGCTTGCTAACATCTTCTAATATTGTAGGTCTTCTTAAATCATCATGACAAAAGGGAACTCTTAATTCGGTTTACAGAATGGTCGTCTATAGGagcatgaaatgtctgaaattCCGTCCAATGCTCTCATCATTATCAATcatatgtatttttctttcttctaacACTTACCTTTAGGGAAGACGTTTGCATTTCCTTAGTTGTCTTCTCCTCTACCAGCAATCTTTCTTTCAGTTCAGTCACTTCGCCCTCCAGTTTCGTGTTCATTTCTTCcactttcttcaaatttgtcaCAACCTTcgaataataatattcatagtTATCTCAGGTGTTTTGCTATTATTGAGTTATCAGATTATTCCGGACTGTTTGATTAAAATTGAGGtatttttgtaactttcatttcatatcattaaCTTCATTTTTACTTTTGTGACACCTGGAATAAAGTGCAACGTTTTCTTTTCGCAACGTTTACTTATTTCGCACACTTTACTATATTACTCTACTCAATTGTGTCATTTCGTCTATCAGTTAGAATAACTGAAATAGTTCAGCAACATTATCATTTTTATGGAATTTCTAGAATGCTATAATGATTTAAATAGCTAAGTAAAAAATAGCCAACTGATTAGCTATTATAATAATGCTTTATCTTTTTCTGTTGCTGTAAAGGGGAGCCGCCAGTAAATAACATCGAGCTTCTTCCGCGATCCGCGACTGTTTTATATTGGTACTTGTTCCATGATTGTTTTATACAAGTAGAAATCAACAACACTGAACTGAATATACAATGATTGGTTTTGTATCTTTCCGTACCTGAACACGTGATCCTTCTGCACGAGTTACTTTGCCTTTTTCttgagccaatttttttttaatttttttctggtGGCTTCTGAGTTTCGTTCTCATATCTTCTAGGTATTGTATCCTTTCATTTTGCTGAGAAatgagtaataataataataataataataaaaaggagatattttatgaaagaacaaaacaatCACTAAACGCCACGTGGCAATAGATACGATTCTTCTTGATCAATTTCATTCCTTCTTGATAAGGCACAGATGTGTTGGCATTTAATACACGGTTAAAAGCTTGCTAACATCCTTTTTAAATCATCATGACGAAAAGTAACCCTTCGGTTTGCAGAATGTCCGTCTATAGGACcatgaaatgtctgaaattCCGTTAAATGGGGAGCCGCAAGTAAACAACATCGAGCTTCTCCTTCGATCCTCGACTGTGTTATATTGGTACGTGTTCCATCGTAGTTTTATACAAGTGGAAATAAACTACACTGAACTGAATCTACAATGGTTGGTTTTGAATTTTTCCGTGACCTGAATATGTGATCCTTCTGCACgagttactttgtctttttcttGATCCAAAGtgtctttcaatttcttctgtTGACTTTCGAGTTCCGTTTTCATATCCTCTAGGTCTTTAATCTTTTCGTTTAACTTCGAAAtgagtaataataataagaacgaaaatgagatattttatgaaaaaaagagaaagattaCTAAACGCCACGTGGTAGTAAGATACGATCCTTCTTGATAAATTGCATTCCTTCTTGATCAGGCACAGATGTTTTGGCATTTAATACACGGTTTAAAGCTTGCTTACATCCTCTAATATTGTAGGTCTTTTTAAATCATCATGACAAATAGGAAGTCTTAATTCGGTTTACAGAATGGTCGTCTATAGGACcatgaaatgtctgaaattCCGTCCAATGCTCTCATCATTATCAATCACATGCATATCTCTTTCTTCAAACACTTACCTTTTGGGAAGACGTTTGCATTTCCTTAGTTGTCCTCTCCTCTACCagcaatttttctttcagttcaGTCACTTCGCCCTCCAGTTTCGTGTTCATTTCTTCCACTTTCTCCAAATTTGTCACAATCTTcgaataataatattcatagtTATCTCCGGTGCTTTGCTATTATTGGGTTATCAGATTATTCCGGACTGTTTGATTAAAATTGAGGtttttgtaacttttatttCATATCATTAACTTCATTTTTACTTTTGTGACACCTGGAATAAAGTGCAACGTTTTCATTTCGCAACGTTTACTTATTTCGCACACTTTACTATATTACTCTACTCAACTGTATCATTTCGTCTATCAGTTAGAATAACTGAAATAAATCAGCAACATTATCATTTTATTGCATTTCTAGAATGATATTTTTATTGTAACTATTTGAATTATTAAGTTGAAATAATCGTTACGATTTTTATGCCTACTATCCATCCTTCATGAACTTCTTAACTACCATCATTCTTCTGTAATGTTATTATCTTCGATTCCTTTTATGTTATTACTTTATCTTTTTCAATTCCTCTAAAGGAGAGCCGCCAGTTAAGATTACCTTGAAGTCGGATCAAATTCAAGCTTGGTGGCTAGGTGTCTGATCATGTAAACTTGTGCCTgagtgattgatgacgtcatagatcTATGGTCAGTTTTCAAACAACATAATAGGTGTTTTTCAGCGATTGACTTCTCAATTGTGTCATTCCGTCTACTGGTACTTATAACGATTTAAATAGCTAAGTAAACATAGCTAAGTAATTCAGCCATTGTGTTGCATTTTGAGgatatcaaaattattttaaaatttttaaaatttcaattgAAATGAGCgtaactattgttttatccttgCTATCCATCCTTCGTGAACTTTTGAACTACCATGCTGTTGTTTTGATACATATTGCTATCTTGgattcttctttgtttgtattgttttatcttTGTTCTGTTGCTCTAAAGGGGAGCCGCCAGTAAGCAACATCGAGCTTATTCCGAGATCGTCGACTGTGTTATATTGGTACTTGTTCCATCATAGTTTTATACAAGTGGAAATAAACTACACTGAACAGAATATACAATGGTTGGTTTTGAATCTTTCCGTACCTGAATACGTGATCCTTCTGCACgagttactttgtctttttcttGATCCAAAGAgtctttcaatttcttctgtTGACTTTCGAGTTCCGTTTTCATAACCTCTAGGTCTTTAATCCTTTCGTTTAACTTCGAAattagtataataataataagaacgaaaatgagatattttatgaaagaaagagaaagattaCTAAACGCCACGTGGTAGTAAGATACGATCCTTCTTGATAAATTGCATTCCTTCTTGATCAGGCACAGATGTTTTGGCATTTAATACACGGTTTAAAGCTTGCTTACATCCTCTAATATTGTAGGTCTTCTTAAATCATCATGACAAAAAGGAAGTCTTAATTCGGTTTACAGAATGGTCGTCTATAGGACcatgaaatgtctgaaattCCGTCCAATGCTCTCATCATTATCAATCACATGCATATCTCTTTCTTCAAACACTTACCTTTTGGGAAGACGTTTGCATTTCCTTAGTTGTCCTCTCCTCTACCagcaatttttctttcagttcaGTCACTTCGCCCTCCAGTTTCGTGTTCATTTCTTCCACTTTCTCCAAATTTGTCACAATCTTcgaataataatattcatagtTATCTCCGGTGCTTTGCTATTATTGGGTTATCAGATTATTCCGGACTGTTTGATTAAAATTGAGGtttttgtaactttt is a genomic window containing:
- the LOC139977241 gene encoding uncharacterized protein, with translation MTELKKSLPADRKSHEEVQTSFPSIKDRIRRLEGITKPNENYQETINEGVAAAFREEISPTKVVTNLKKVEEMNTKLEGEVTELKERLLVEEKTTKEMQTSSLKLNEKIKDLEDMKTELESQQKKLKDTLDQEKDKVTRAEGSRIQVRKDSKPTNVYSVQCNLFPLV